Sequence from the Carassius gibelio isolate Cgi1373 ecotype wild population from Czech Republic chromosome A7, carGib1.2-hapl.c, whole genome shotgun sequence genome:
TAAGATGATTCCAGCGAGACCATCTGCTTCCCAGCCTATTCTACAGCCTTCCAGTCGACCTCCGTCGCAGATTCCACCTCTACTTGGTGTTCTTCCTTTGATGACCATTGATAGAAACTCCGGAGGTTCGAATGCTAACTGGATCCCGTTCCTTCAGCCTCAAATCAGCATGCCCGCCACGAAGAGGCTTCCAACTCCTACCATGATGAATGATTACTCCGCAGCTACTCCAAGAATCTTTCCTCATACATGCTCTCTATGTAACATTGAATGTATCCAGATTAAGGTGAGTATCTTCTTACCCAATAGTGCCTCTtttgaaagctttttttattttatttttattttcttgtgtaAAGGGTTTCACTTgcggtttcatttattttaaatgtcttgGTGAACTTTGAGCTAAAGCTGTACTAAATTTgactatgaaataaaatgtcagaAACTTGTAATGaaattttaatgtttcttaaCTTAAATTGCTTGTTTATTGTGCAGTTGCCTCAGTGTGGGTTAAAACATTTGCCAATAATTTGATGTAAATAGAGTACCGGTAGATAATAACTGGCTGATCTTGACTACTTCAAGCCAATTCCAGTTTCAGAAGGAGATTTATCTGTCAGTTTTCTGGAAACCTGAGGGAAGCCGATGGAAAAACCATTTTGTTGAAACCTAGTTTAAGACTGGACTGGCTGAAAAAATACTGTACCTGTTGTGAAGGCAGACCTGATGACTGCTGAAGACAAAATGTGGATGGCGATCTCCTTCATAAAACCTGAAGCAACGCTTTGGACTTTTTCATGTCAGAAAAAGTTTTGTCATCAAAAATCATGGACTTTTTTACTCTGTGACGATAGTGGATTTAACAAGCTTTATCATGTCTCACTCAAATTTGGACTTCTGggaattctttttagtttttagctttattaaaaattttgaagatcttttttttgttttttttagcttattGCACAATTTAAAACACTGAACAAGTAATTATTACAGCAAAACATTGAAAATTAAAGCTTTTTGTTTGTTAACAGGACTGGCTTGAACATCAGAACACAAATCTTCACATTGAGAGCTGTAGACGTCTTAGGAAACAGTGAgtgtttttttatgatttgcTTGTATTGCTTAAGAATTCCACTGGAAAATTTCTCATCATATGTCATTCTCATTGTTATCATAGATATCCTGACTGGAATGTTGATGCTGTCTCTGTTTCAAGGTAAATCCCTACCATATCCAATCGTGGACATTTAGGTCTAGAAATAGAATTAATCTTATGTTAAGAAGGTTTTAAATTTACATGAAAATGTGTCAATCATCTGCAGACCTGAGCCCAAATCAGAACACAGCAGCGCAAAGCGGCACACCCAGTCGCACTCATACTCCAGATCCCCCAGCCCGAAGCGTCACCATGACTCCTCAAGCCGTCGTAAACGATCTCGTTCCCGCTCCCGAAGCCCTAGGAAGTACCACCGTTCGGGAAGTCCCAGCCGGTCCCCCCATAGGAAGTCTCGAGTCAGTCCTTACAGACGGAGATCCCGTAGTCCACCATCTCAGCGGTCAAGGTCTCCCGTTTACAGTAGGCGCTCTCCTGTACAACGTTCAAGCCCCCGGCGGAGCAGCCCCTCCCATCAGCAGAGGTCTAGCAGTAGTGAACGACTGGCCATGAAGCTCATGTCTTCAAGTAAGATCTTTCATTGCAGTGCTTTTGCAATGAAATTTACAGTTTGCTTTCAAATCACTTGGTGTACTAATGCATGAAGTTCTTTTCTTGCCCACAGCTGAGCTTTCCTCAATCACAGACAGTAATACTTTGAAGGCTGTGGTGAAATCCTTGGCACCCGCCCTGCTTGCTGAGCTAGCAAAGAAGAAAAGTAGTTCCTCTACTTCCTTATCAAAGGGAAACAGTAGCAGCAGTAGTTGGAAACGGCCTTCCCCTCCTAAGAGAGCAGAGTACTCCAGGTCAAGCAGAACCTCCACCTCAAAGTCATCCAGCACTCCAAAGGTACATCCATATATTGCAGTAAATGCTGTTTGTTCCTCCATTACTTTGGCTTTGAGGTTATTGTGTTGTCATATTTCTTTCAGGGATTGCATCAaatcatttttgaaaaaagtagTGATGAATGTGGGTCATTGTGAATGAAATCTAATTGCTATCTTTCTTTGATTCTGCATGACGTGAAGCCAAGACCCAAGGATGCCCCTGGCACAGCTTGCTTGTTGAGGCTTATGCAAATTCCTTTTGGGACTACAAGCAAACAACTGACTGATGCCATTGAACCTTTTGGAAAGATTTATACTGCCATCCTCCTCAAGGCGATTAATGAGGTAAATTGAATACTTAAGTTATTTTGAATACTTTTTTGTgaccaatatttttattttatttttgcttagaAGAGATCATTACTTGTATTTGCTGTGTTCTATGGGgtctatgaatatatttatttgtgtgtaacAGTGTGAGTAAAAGCATTAACTAGTTTCTAAAAGGAGTAAAACCTACTGGCTCCAAAACTAATGCTAGTGAAATGCAATtatgtgcatttaaaatgtagtttgtgTAGCTGTTAGAAACATTTGTGGTTCTTACTCTCTTCAGGCCTCCGTGTGTATGGAGAGAGAGGAGGATGCCAAAGCTTTGCTCAACTGTAAGAACCTGAAAATTCGTGGACAGGTTATAAAGATCTGCATGGAGAAGGTATGTTTGACTCTTTAAGTCACCTTACGGATGAACTAAACCTAGCCCTGACATTAAATccaatttgtgcatttttgtaGGATGCAAGAACTGATGATGGTAGAAAACCTGTTAAGAATGAAAAACTTGTTAAGAAGTAAGTTCTCACGCTTGcagtttttttgcagtgtatctaaataatatcatatttttgaattatacataaaataattatttacaccTTACTAAAGGTTctgtaaatgcatttgtttcaTTACAGAAAAGAGGTGACTACAACAAGATCAACCCAATCAGCAAAAGTAAAGAGTGCCAACCCAATGAGGGCACCTCAGTCAGCTAAAGCAAAAGAAGTGACAGGTTTCAAGACGTCTCAAGCAATTAAGGGAAAACCAGCCGGCCCCATCAAGTCATCTCAAGTAACCAAGGGAAAATTCAGTGTCCCCAAAAAGACTGTACAGACAGCTAAAGCTAAACTCCCTGCTAAGGGTGCAGGTAAATTAATAGATTTCCTTCTGTAATTGTTCCCATAGTCATGCACGGTAATCTCTATAACTTTTGCTTGTATAATTTGACAGAGACAGCAGTTGCCAAGAAGTTAGTGAAGAAGGTATGGCATTTTGTGTTGTCCCTccaaactgtttatttattcattctacaTCTAAAAACATTCGGTTTGTTAAAACAGCTACTTACATTCTCTCTTTAACTACAGGAAATACCCTGGAGTAAAAATATAGTAGAGATTACGAATCTTCCCGAAGGGGTTACTGAGGATGACCTCACCAACCTTGCTAAACCATATGGCTTCAGTGTAACTCCTCTCATAGCATCCACTCAACATAAGGTAATAATATTAGGAAATTACATTCAAAAATCCTTGAATTCATTAAATTGTTATATTAGTgtgttatttttactttattttattgtattatttactttaacagtattttttatgctgtttttagGCATATCTGCAGATGCCCAACACAGAGGCAGTTGAAGCAATGGTGAAGGCCTACTCTGAGACACCAGCTAAGGTGCAAGACAAAGAGATTACCATCAAGATGATGATGCAACCTATCGACCTGAACGACACTGTGAGTGTGCTCTTCATCTCGGTCTCTGTCAAGTTACACataggaaattttttttttttaataaatatccaagaacattttatgtatgttttggTTCTTAATCTAACATTCGGTGTTCTCACTTACAAATGCAAGAATAATGTACACTCTCTGTTGTCTATCAGAGTGAGAGTGCATTATGTCTCAAGTACATTTATACTTGCTTCATTGATACTATTATGTTTTCTGCCCAAAAGGAGTCCGTATTCACAGTGCTTCTGGACATGGAGAAATCACCTGTAAGTAAATTGACAAAAGTATGACATTAAAATTAACTTACCTGTATCATGTCTCAGACTCACttttttctctcctgatttaCAGGCTATCACTACTTTGCCAGACCGCCTTCTCGTTGTTAATAATGTGCCAAAAACACTCACCGCAATCAAGGAAGTAGAGAACATAATTCAACGCTATGGTGGCTTCAAGAAAGTTTTGCCTCTGAATGGCTGGGTAAGATACTCCAATTCAACTTGTGTTaactaaacaattttatttttgtattgtattattactGTAGTGATTATAAACACACATTGGGTCTTTTTCTTCCATCTTATGAAATCTACTTTCTTTTATTAAAGGGAAATGTGACTTAGTTGACttgcaatattgttttattttctttcaatcTCAGATTATTTTTGAAATGGAGACTGTCGCTAAAGCAAGGGCTATCTTCTGTCGCTTCCTCAAGTTTCGTTGTGTGGTTCAGAACAATGACCTTAACTTCCAACTAGCCAAACCACTCAAGGtagtttagtgttttttttttgtttttttttcatgtgtggcATCTCAGTGCTTTTATAGAGGCAGTTAATGAAAAACTCAACTAAccgtgttgttgtttatttaacagCTAAAAAAGAAGCCAGTAGCAAAAGGGTAAGgggagtgtgtgtatatatatatatatatatatatatatatatatatatatatatatatatatatatatatatatatatatatatatatatatatatatatatatatttttatttatttatttatttattaataaaaaaaaattataatttttttttaatacaaagtgTTCTGGAAATGTCAACATTTTCTCTCTCATGTTTAGAGCGAACCCTCCTGGTACAGCAGCAGCGacgacaacaaaaacaaataccaTCAAAGCCCAGAAGCCAGTGGCTGTGGCAGCAGCTTCTGCTGCATCTACTGCAGGTCCACCTGTCACAAAAGACAAAGCTCCCAAAACTGATGCTGTTATTGTGGCTAAAGCAAAAGAAAGTATTGTTACAAGCAATAATGAAGTATGTTTGCAAAAAAGTGTTGACGAAGGAAAGGTGAACGCTGATACAGCTGCAACTGAAGTTACTGCAGTTACCATAGACCTTACAGTTGATGAGTCTGCTAATGGAGAAACAGCTACTCCTGAGAATAAAGCAAAGAAGGATACCCAAGCTGTTAATGAAATTGTCATGGATACCCTTGAGACTGAATCTGTGAAAAAAGAGCATGAAGCTGGATCCTCAGTTCCCTCGACAGAATCGAAGAGTGAGAACAAGGAGCTTGAAACTGGATCCTCTGTTCACTCTTCAGAATCGGCCATTCCAGCTGAGCTTGGGAAAGGAGAGCTTAAGGTTGAATCATTTGTCTCTGCTTCAGAATCTGCCATTTCAGTTGAATCTCCAAACACAGAGCATGAATTGGAATCCTCTGTTTCTGCTACAGATTCTGGAAAAACAGAGCTTGAAGTTGcatctgctgtttctgtttccGAATCTGAAGTTTCAATTGAGGCTGCAAAAGCAGAACATGAATTGGCTTCCTCAGAAACATCCATTTTAATAGACACAACTGATCAGACAGGGACTTTGCCCCAGAAAAATGATCAGAATGTGCTTGAGGCTGAAGATGCTCCCAAAGAATTGGTTCCTACATCTGTGGAAGAAAGCAAAATTGACAATGAAAAGTTAGAAGACGGAAATAATATTGAGGCCATGTCACAAATGGAGATTGTTGCTTCAACTGTTGGCAGTGAGGAAACTGCAGTAGAGGCCATGGAGACCCAGAGTCCAGAAGAACCTACCAAAGGCACTGATGTCAAAGAGGAAGCTTTGGAAACACATGAGCTCAAGATAGAAAATGTGGGCCAAGCCGATGACTTGAGACCAACTAAACCTTTAGAGATCGATATCCATCGTAAGTCTAATAATCAAACTGAATCCGCTGAAGAGCATAGTCCTGTAGCTGTTGCATCTGACTCCATTCCACCCTTTGATCCTGCTTCTGACCTACCTTCCACTTCTGATCAAACTGTCAGTAATTCTGCAGTCAGGGTTACACGCGCTTCAAACAGTCCTCAGGCTGTGATTGAGCCCTTCCATATTGATGACAATTCTCTGGACTTTCCTCCGCTCACACAGGAGATTTTGAAGGCCCTTGAattagctgtccatcagtgtcgCTTACAGTCTTCATTAAAACGCGCTGAAGAAGAAGCCAAACAGAAGGCGGAAATGGAGAAAAAAGCTGCAGAGAAGAAAACCACAAAAGGTCCATCAAGCTCAAAGAAGCCTGCTCAAGCGACCAAGAAGACCACTCAAGCTGAGA
This genomic interval carries:
- the LOC128017244 gene encoding zinc finger protein 638 isoform X3; translated protein: MIKNNKKLNSQDGSTNAITSNNANKQVNSLALFSQPYAPNSFSLFSESCVPPVALRHFGSLPLLGPVSLQLAQIKTQLALHQLNAIAGTSVAPPAIASPALTLLSLLKVTMSHPLYNPSGGRFSSGQRPVVPGQYGLGSQPLMELGAARLGPGSISSSRGGLMVNQPFSLGQRQSQISPDLEAAIDRNLRGVHDEVRLLTQMLQQPKKADPRIRGDTRDEVISSRSGFSGNLRSDEGDWSQYQAPGKLFTSSGLDRPSSSSQLLKSTGFGGGSSGLESQRQPGPRPSRYTSESASSILASFGLSNEDLELLSHYPDNQLTPDNLPFILRDIRMRKAKRDVDARSEYSNVIDYGHSSKFGYPEDSPDGYASEHLPKESPKYVREVSGPPFSGMDITKHPHPCKPAPGPVQAPKLQKPPLVDPRPTKMIPARPSASQPILQPSSRPPSQIPPLLGVLPLMTIDRNSGGSNANWIPFLQPQISMPATKRLPTPTMMNDYSAATPRIFPHTCSLCNIECIQIKDWLEHQNTNLHIESCRRLRKQYPDWNVDAVSVSRPEPKSEHSSAKRHTQSHSYSRSPSPKRHHDSSSRRKRSRSRSRSPRKYHRSGSPSRSPHRKSRVSPYRRRSRSPPSQRSRSPVYSRRSPVQRSSPRRSSPSHQQRSSSSERLAMKLMSSTELSSITDSNTLKAVVKSLAPALLAELAKKKSSSSTSLSKGNSSSSSWKRPSPPKRAEYSRSSRTSTSKSSSTPKPRPKDAPGTACLLRLMQIPFGTTSKQLTDAIEPFGKIYTAILLKAINEASVCMEREEDAKALLNCKNLKIRGQVIKICMEKDARTDDGRKPVKNEKLVKKKEVTTTRSTQSAKVKSANPMRAPQSAKAKEVTGFKTSQAIKGKPAGPIKSSQVTKGKFSVPKKTVQTAKAKLPAKGAETAVAKKLVKKEIPWSKNIVEITNLPEGVTEDDLTNLAKPYGFSVTPLIASTQHKAYLQMPNTEAVEAMVKAYSETPAKVQDKEITIKMMMQPIDLNDTESVFTVLLDMEKSPAITTLPDRLLVVNNVPKTLTAIKEVENIIQRYGGFKKVLPLNGWIIFEMETVAKARAIFCRFLKFRCVVQNNDLNFQLAKPLKLKKKPVAKGANPPGTAAATTTKTNTIKAQKPVAVAAASAASTAGPPVTKDKAPKTDAVIVAKAKESIVTSNNEVCLQKSVDEGKVNADTAATEVTAVTIDLTVDESANGETATPENKAKKDTQAVNEIVMDTLETESVKKEHEAGSSVPSTESKSENKELETGSSVHSSESAIPAELGKGELKVESFVSASESAISVESPNTEHELESSVSATDSGKTELEVASAVSVSESEVSIEAAKAEHELASSETSILIDTTDQTGTLPQKNDQNVLEAEDAPKELVPTSVEESKIDNEKLEDGNNIEAMSQMEIVASTVGSEETAVEAMETQSPEEPTKGTDVKEEALETHELKIENVGQADDLRPTKPLEIDIHRKSNNQTESAEEHSPVAVASDSIPPFDPASDLPSTSDQTVSNSAVRVTRASNSPQAVIEPFHIDDNSLDFPPLTQEILKALELAVHQCRLQSSLKRAEEEAKQKAEMEKKAAEKKTTKGPSSSKKPAQATKKTTQAESKKVQDEKEKKSQNSMSRSKPVDTSSPEKEPTSRHRIRGNSEEDGSTTKRGGSSGSSSRRSRRESSPPSKHSSPPSKRSRGQDVDRRSRSKNSQSSRSHSKTKTADKEKDEELFPFNIDEFVTVDEVGDDAEETVVSNTESSAEDEKIQDKPDFHSIVSPITESGSADKPKLTDTLIASDIGKPEVIECVDKIDATPAAEVIASSKPEEQELQEESGDKPLGTERIETAIVKNKTTRPCTVTETASAEMDSNVETLLTMKEHHGAGALVEFEPSQTVSSSPSQKEGCPPTSTETSDKSDDVHPEEPETSAPVMNKDKATVISEIPSHDAMVTLDEVSEGEEDFLNETNEGQYSKADEVPETLVTVDEVGDDETGGEEKLQGLVTLDEIVDEEEEFDSFNHETLVTLDEAKGDDEEIEEVEHSEDNPRTTPPIRPEEPVKSPSQEEDPCDLEELRKMNFVTVDEVGEEEEEQPPSEDVKEEKQVKTRATRAKKRTRQTPVRRSTRGKREAEEPEETAECDSEAAAFIIPDSSAALVTAEVSSGSEEDKTRAKDDNSAKPESDTVETPVSDRKSTIKEESKQRREMEPTQEPEAKKAPVIEDFTLPPFIPNNPIGVDFVVPKTGFFCRLCSLFYGNEETAKKSHCGSLKHYQNMEKYYKKLKSQKQGDCSTPITPSHSFPSE
- the LOC128017244 gene encoding zinc finger protein 638 isoform X2, translated to MRAVRPAVSREWSVFVVGFPHFSLFSESCVPPVALRHFGSLPLLGPVSLQLAQIKTQLALHQLNAIAGTSVAPPAIASPALTLLSLLKVTMSHPLYNPSGGRFSSGQRPVVPGQYGLGSQPLMELGAARLGPGSISSSRGGLMVNQPFSLGQRQSQISPDLEAAIDRNLRGVHDEVRLLTQMLQQPKKADPRIRGDTRDEVISSRSGFSGNLRSDEGDWSQYQAPGKLFTSSGLDRPSSSSQLLKSTGFGGGSSGLESQRQPGPRPSRYTSESASSILASFGLSNEDLELLSHYPDNQLTPDNLPFILRDIRMRKAKRDVDARSEYSNVIDYGHSSKFGYPEDSPDGYASEHLPKESPKYVREVSGPPFSGMDITKHPHPCKPAPGPVQAPKLQKPPLVDPRPTKMIPARPSASQPILQPSSRPPSQIPPLLGVLPLMTIDRNSGGSNANWIPFLQPQISMPATKRLPTPTMMNDYSAATPRIFPHTCSLCNIECIQIKDWLEHQNTNLHIESCRRLRKQYPDWNVDAVSVSRPEPKSEHSSAKRHTQSHSYSRSPSPKRHHDSSSRRKRSRSRSRSPRKYHRSGSPSRSPHRKSRVSPYRRRSRSPPSQRSRSPVYSRRSPVQRSSPRRSSPSHQQRSSSSERLAMKLMSSTELSSITDSNTLKAVVKSLAPALLAELAKKKSSSSTSLSKGNSSSSSWKRPSPPKRAEYSRSSRTSTSKSSSTPKPRPKDAPGTACLLRLMQIPFGTTSKQLTDAIEPFGKIYTAILLKAINEASVCMEREEDAKALLNCKNLKIRGQVIKICMEKDARTDDGRKPVKNEKLVKKKEVTTTRSTQSAKVKSANPMRAPQSAKAKEVTGFKTSQAIKGKPAGPIKSSQVTKGKFSVPKKTVQTAKAKLPAKGAETAVAKKLVKKEIPWSKNIVEITNLPEGVTEDDLTNLAKPYGFSVTPLIASTQHKAYLQMPNTEAVEAMVKAYSETPAKVQDKEITIKMMMQPIDLNDTESVFTVLLDMEKSPAITTLPDRLLVVNNVPKTLTAIKEVENIIQRYGGFKKVLPLNGWIIFEMETVAKARAIFCRFLKFRCVVQNNDLNFQLAKPLKLKKKPVAKGANPPGTAAATTTKTNTIKAQKPVAVAAASAASTAGPPVTKDKAPKTDAVIVAKAKESIVTSNNEVCLQKSVDEGKVNADTAATEVTAVTIDLTVDESANGETATPENKAKKDTQAVNEIVMDTLETESVKKEHEAGSSVPSTESKSENKELETGSSVHSSESAIPAELGKGELKVESFVSASESAISVESPNTEHELESSVSATDSGKTELEVASAVSVSESEVSIEAAKAEHELASSETSILIDTTDQTGTLPQKNDQNVLEAEDAPKELVPTSVEESKIDNEKLEDGNNIEAMSQMEIVASTVGSEETAVEAMETQSPEEPTKGTDVKEEALETHELKIENVGQADDLRPTKPLEIDIHRKSNNQTESAEEHSPVAVASDSIPPFDPASDLPSTSDQTVSNSAVRVTRASNSPQAVIEPFHIDDNSLDFPPLTQEILKALELAVHQCRLQSSLKRAEEEAKQKAEMEKKAAEKKTTKGPSSSKKPAQATKKTTQAESKKVQDEKEKKSQNSMSRSKPVDTSSPEKEPTSRHRIRGNSEEDGSTTKRGGSSGSSSRRSRRESSPPSKHSSPPSKRSRGQDVDRRSRSKNSQSSRSHSKTKTADKEKDEELFPFNIDEFVTVDEVGDDAEETVVSNTESSAEDEKIQDKPDFHSIVSPITESGSADKPKLTDTLIASDIGKPEVIECVDKIDATPAAEVIASSKPEEQELQEESGDKPLGTERIETAIVKNKTTRPCTVTETASAEMDSNVETLLTMKEHHGAGALVEFEPSQTVSSSPSQKEGCPPTSTETSDKSDDVHPEEPETSAPVMNKDKATVISEIPSHDAMVTLDEVSEGEEDFLNETNEGQYSKADEVPETLVTVDEVGDDETGGEEKLQGLVTLDEIVDEEEEFDSFNHETLVTLDEAKGDDEEIEEVEHSEDNPRTTPPIRPEEPVKSPSQEEDPCDLEELRKMNFVTVDEVGEEEEEQPPSEDVKEEKQVKTRATRAKKRTRQTPVRRSTRGKREAEEPEETAECDSEAAAFISESPSATVESMDLDVKTEPQKAETLKVPDSSAALVTAEVSSGSEEDKTRAKDDNSAKPESDTVETPVSDRKSTIKEESKQRREMEPTQEPEAKKAPVIEDFTLPPFIPNNPIGVDFVVPKTGFFCRLCSLFYGNEETAKKSHCGSLKHYQNMEKYYKKLKSQKQGDCSTPITPSHSFPSE
- the LOC128017244 gene encoding zinc finger protein 638 isoform X1 produces the protein MIKNNKKLNSQDGSTNAITSNNANKQVNSLALFSQPYAPNSFSLFSESCVPPVALRHFGSLPLLGPVSLQLAQIKTQLALHQLNAIAGTSVAPPAIASPALTLLSLLKVTMSHPLYNPSGGRFSSGQRPVVPGQYGLGSQPLMELGAARLGPGSISSSRGGLMVNQPFSLGQRQSQISPDLEAAIDRNLRGVHDEVRLLTQMLQQPKKADPRIRGDTRDEVISSRSGFSGNLRSDEGDWSQYQAPGKLFTSSGLDRPSSSSQLLKSTGFGGGSSGLESQRQPGPRPSRYTSESASSILASFGLSNEDLELLSHYPDNQLTPDNLPFILRDIRMRKAKRDVDARSEYSNVIDYGHSSKFGYPEDSPDGYASEHLPKESPKYVREVSGPPFSGMDITKHPHPCKPAPGPVQAPKLQKPPLVDPRPTKMIPARPSASQPILQPSSRPPSQIPPLLGVLPLMTIDRNSGGSNANWIPFLQPQISMPATKRLPTPTMMNDYSAATPRIFPHTCSLCNIECIQIKDWLEHQNTNLHIESCRRLRKQYPDWNVDAVSVSRPEPKSEHSSAKRHTQSHSYSRSPSPKRHHDSSSRRKRSRSRSRSPRKYHRSGSPSRSPHRKSRVSPYRRRSRSPPSQRSRSPVYSRRSPVQRSSPRRSSPSHQQRSSSSERLAMKLMSSTELSSITDSNTLKAVVKSLAPALLAELAKKKSSSSTSLSKGNSSSSSWKRPSPPKRAEYSRSSRTSTSKSSSTPKPRPKDAPGTACLLRLMQIPFGTTSKQLTDAIEPFGKIYTAILLKAINEASVCMEREEDAKALLNCKNLKIRGQVIKICMEKDARTDDGRKPVKNEKLVKKKEVTTTRSTQSAKVKSANPMRAPQSAKAKEVTGFKTSQAIKGKPAGPIKSSQVTKGKFSVPKKTVQTAKAKLPAKGAETAVAKKLVKKEIPWSKNIVEITNLPEGVTEDDLTNLAKPYGFSVTPLIASTQHKAYLQMPNTEAVEAMVKAYSETPAKVQDKEITIKMMMQPIDLNDTESVFTVLLDMEKSPAITTLPDRLLVVNNVPKTLTAIKEVENIIQRYGGFKKVLPLNGWIIFEMETVAKARAIFCRFLKFRCVVQNNDLNFQLAKPLKLKKKPVAKGANPPGTAAATTTKTNTIKAQKPVAVAAASAASTAGPPVTKDKAPKTDAVIVAKAKESIVTSNNEVCLQKSVDEGKVNADTAATEVTAVTIDLTVDESANGETATPENKAKKDTQAVNEIVMDTLETESVKKEHEAGSSVPSTESKSENKELETGSSVHSSESAIPAELGKGELKVESFVSASESAISVESPNTEHELESSVSATDSGKTELEVASAVSVSESEVSIEAAKAEHELASSETSILIDTTDQTGTLPQKNDQNVLEAEDAPKELVPTSVEESKIDNEKLEDGNNIEAMSQMEIVASTVGSEETAVEAMETQSPEEPTKGTDVKEEALETHELKIENVGQADDLRPTKPLEIDIHRKSNNQTESAEEHSPVAVASDSIPPFDPASDLPSTSDQTVSNSAVRVTRASNSPQAVIEPFHIDDNSLDFPPLTQEILKALELAVHQCRLQSSLKRAEEEAKQKAEMEKKAAEKKTTKGPSSSKKPAQATKKTTQAESKKVQDEKEKKSQNSMSRSKPVDTSSPEKEPTSRHRIRGNSEEDGSTTKRGGSSGSSSRRSRRESSPPSKHSSPPSKRSRGQDVDRRSRSKNSQSSRSHSKTKTADKEKDEELFPFNIDEFVTVDEVGDDAEETVVSNTESSAEDEKIQDKPDFHSIVSPITESGSADKPKLTDTLIASDIGKPEVIECVDKIDATPAAEVIASSKPEEQELQEESGDKPLGTERIETAIVKNKTTRPCTVTETASAEMDSNVETLLTMKEHHGAGALVEFEPSQTVSSSPSQKEGCPPTSTETSDKSDDVHPEEPETSAPVMNKDKATVISEIPSHDAMVTLDEVSEGEEDFLNETNEGQYSKADEVPETLVTVDEVGDDETGGEEKLQGLVTLDEIVDEEEEFDSFNHETLVTLDEAKGDDEEIEEVEHSEDNPRTTPPIRPEEPVKSPSQEEDPCDLEELRKMNFVTVDEVGEEEEEQPPSEDVKEEKQVKTRATRAKKRTRQTPVRRSTRGKREAEEPEETAECDSEAAAFISESPSATVESMDLDVKTEPQKAETLKVPDSSAALVTAEVSSGSEEDKTRAKDDNSAKPESDTVETPVSDRKSTIKEESKQRREMEPTQEPEAKKAPVIEDFTLPPFIPNNPIGVDFVVPKTGFFCRLCSLFYGNEETAKKSHCGSLKHYQNMEKYYKKLKSQKQGDCSTPITPSHSFPSE